The proteins below are encoded in one region of Maribacter aestuarii:
- the panC gene encoding pantoate--beta-alanine ligase, whose protein sequence is MLPIRTKKELQEIRSNLAPNSKIGLVPTMGALHSGHASLIKKAVAENKTVIVTIFVNPTQFDNEEDLQKYPTALHDDLRLIADVSPNIMVFVPTTSEMYQSNVIPKKYDFHGLDKVMEGEFRDNHFNGVGTIIETLFSLIRPDVAYFGEKDFQQLRIIQKMTEILKLPVKIIGCPIVRESNGLAMSSRNERLDPSLRLKAGFIYDTLVAAKQKFGTESVHNTKEWVDNEFENHPDFKMEYFEIADVETLTPAKRKIENIKYRGFIAVYANSIRLIDNIALN, encoded by the coding sequence ATGCTACCCATACGAACTAAAAAAGAACTTCAGGAAATACGTTCCAACCTTGCCCCCAATTCAAAGATAGGTCTAGTACCTACTATGGGAGCTCTTCACAGCGGGCATGCTTCATTGATTAAAAAAGCTGTTGCGGAGAACAAAACTGTTATAGTAACGATTTTCGTTAATCCAACACAATTCGACAACGAAGAAGACCTTCAAAAATACCCGACCGCGCTTCATGACGATTTGAGGCTTATAGCTGATGTTTCGCCAAATATTATGGTATTCGTTCCTACTACTTCTGAAATGTATCAGTCAAATGTAATCCCAAAAAAATATGATTTCCACGGCTTGGACAAGGTAATGGAGGGAGAATTTAGGGACAATCATTTTAATGGGGTAGGCACCATAATTGAAACGTTATTTTCCTTAATTAGACCAGATGTAGCCTATTTTGGGGAAAAAGACTTTCAGCAACTCAGAATTATCCAAAAGATGACCGAAATCTTAAAGCTGCCGGTCAAAATTATTGGATGTCCCATAGTACGCGAAAGCAACGGATTGGCCATGAGTTCAAGAAATGAAAGGTTGGACCCTTCGTTACGACTAAAAGCAGGTTTTATATATGATACGCTTGTGGCTGCCAAACAAAAATTTGGCACGGAAAGTGTTCATAATACAAAGGAATGGGTGGACAACGAATTTGAAAATCATCCCGATTTTAAGATGGAATATTTTGAGATTGCGGACGTAGAAACGCTGACCCCTGCCAAAAGAAAAATTGAAAACATAAAATACAGGGGCTTTATCGCCGTTTACGCGAACAGCATTAGGCTGATTGATAATATAGCCCTGAATTAA
- the panD gene encoding aspartate 1-decarboxylase, which translates to MQIEVVKSKIHRVKVTGADLDYIGSITIDEDLMDAANIIQGEKVQIVNNNNGERLETYAIPGQRGSGEITLNGAASRKVAVGDILILITYARMDLEEAKKFNPSLVFPNEENNLLN; encoded by the coding sequence ATGCAAATTGAAGTTGTAAAATCTAAAATACACCGTGTTAAGGTTACCGGTGCAGACCTAGACTATATAGGCAGCATTACCATAGATGAAGATTTAATGGATGCCGCTAACATCATACAAGGTGAAAAAGTACAAATCGTAAACAATAACAACGGGGAACGTTTAGAGACATACGCCATTCCCGGGCAACGCGGTAGCGGTGAAATAACTTTAAACGGTGCCGCCTCCAGAAAAGTAGCGGTGGGAGATATCCTTATTTTGATAACATATGCTAGAATGGATTTAGAGGAAGCTAAAAAATTCAATCCCTCCTTAGTGTTCCCAAATGAAGAGAACAATCTTTTAAACTGA
- the glmS gene encoding glutamine--fructose-6-phosphate transaminase (isomerizing) — translation MCGIVGYIGHRDAYPIVIKGLQRLEYRGYDSAGVALYDGNNINLAKTKGKVEDLKKKSIETISLEGTLGIGHTRWATHGVPNDVNSHPHYSNSGDLVIIHNGIIENYESIKKELSKRGYTFNSDTDTEVLVNLIEEVKKTEGVKLGQAVQIALNQVVGAYAIAVFDKKKPDEIVVAKLGSPLAIGIGENEFFIASDASPFIEFTNNAVYLEDEEMAIIRLGKEIKLRKIKDDAVAYPRILELQMNLEEIEKGGYDHFMLKEIYEQPRAIKDTYRGRLLADQGLIRMAGIDQNMEKFLNANRIIIVACGTSWHAGLVAEYIFEDLARIPVEVEYASEFRYRNPVITDKDVLIAISQSGETADTLAAIKLAKEKEAFVFGVCNVVGSSIARETDAGAYTHAGPEIGVASTKAFTTQITVLTLIALKLAKAKGVFSESRYHEYLTELETIPAKVEKALESNPLIEIISDVYKDSTNCLYLGRGYNFPVALEGALKLKEISYIHAEGYPAAEMKHGPIALIDEHMPVFVIATKKGHYEKVVSNIQEIKSRKGKIIAIVTEGDEQVTELADHVIEVPETLESLTPLLTTIPLQLLSYHIAVMRGCNVDQPRNLAKSVTVE, via the coding sequence ATGTGTGGAATTGTAGGATATATTGGTCATAGAGATGCTTACCCGATTGTAATAAAAGGTTTACAGCGTTTGGAGTACAGAGGATATGATAGTGCCGGGGTGGCCCTTTACGATGGTAACAATATCAATCTAGCCAAGACAAAAGGAAAGGTCGAGGATTTAAAAAAGAAATCCATAGAAACAATTTCGCTCGAGGGAACTTTAGGCATTGGTCATACGAGATGGGCCACACACGGAGTTCCAAATGATGTCAATTCACATCCGCATTATTCCAATTCCGGAGATCTTGTCATTATTCATAATGGTATTATTGAGAATTATGAATCCATTAAAAAAGAATTGTCAAAAAGGGGTTACACGTTTAATTCGGATACGGACACGGAGGTTTTAGTCAATTTAATTGAAGAAGTTAAGAAGACCGAAGGCGTAAAATTAGGACAAGCTGTTCAAATTGCTTTGAATCAAGTAGTTGGTGCATATGCAATTGCTGTTTTTGATAAGAAAAAGCCGGATGAAATTGTGGTAGCCAAATTAGGTAGTCCACTGGCCATCGGAATTGGAGAAAACGAGTTTTTCATAGCTTCCGATGCTTCCCCTTTTATAGAATTTACCAACAATGCCGTTTATCTTGAAGATGAGGAAATGGCAATTATCCGCTTAGGAAAGGAAATTAAACTGAGAAAGATCAAGGACGATGCTGTGGCATACCCTAGGATTCTGGAATTACAAATGAATCTGGAAGAAATTGAGAAAGGTGGTTATGACCACTTTATGCTGAAAGAGATTTACGAGCAACCGAGAGCTATAAAAGATACTTATCGTGGTAGGTTACTTGCAGACCAAGGATTAATTCGCATGGCTGGGATAGACCAGAACATGGAGAAATTCTTAAATGCAAACAGAATTATTATTGTGGCCTGCGGCACCTCTTGGCATGCTGGGCTCGTAGCAGAGTATATTTTTGAGGACTTAGCACGAATTCCCGTTGAGGTAGAATACGCATCCGAATTTAGGTATAGAAATCCAGTTATTACAGATAAGGATGTGCTTATTGCCATTTCGCAGTCTGGTGAAACCGCGGATACGCTTGCTGCTATCAAATTGGCCAAGGAGAAAGAAGCTTTTGTTTTTGGCGTATGTAATGTAGTAGGGTCATCAATAGCTAGGGAAACCGATGCAGGTGCATACACCCATGCCGGTCCTGAAATTGGTGTTGCCTCTACAAAAGCATTTACCACCCAAATTACGGTATTAACTTTAATAGCACTTAAATTGGCGAAGGCCAAAGGAGTGTTTTCTGAATCTAGGTATCATGAGTATTTAACAGAGTTGGAAACCATTCCCGCTAAAGTGGAAAAAGCGTTGGAGTCCAATCCTTTAATAGAAATCATATCAGACGTTTATAAGGATTCAACCAATTGTTTGTACCTGGGACGTGGTTATAATTTCCCTGTAGCCTTAGAAGGCGCACTTAAATTGAAGGAAATAAGCTATATACATGCAGAAGGCTACCCTGCTGCGGAAATGAAACATGGCCCAATTGCGCTAATAGATGAGCACATGCCGGTTTTTGTCATTGCCACTAAAAAAGGACACTATGAAAAAGTAGTAAGCAATATTCAAGAAATAAAGTCAAGGAAGGGCAAGATCATTGCGATTGTAACGGAAGGGGACGAACAAGTCACGGAACTGGCAGATCATGTTATTGAAGTTCCTGAAACATTGGAAAGCCTCACTCCCTTATTAACAACCATTCCATTGCAATTACTGTCTTATCATATTGCGGTAATGAGGGGTTGTAATGTGGATCAGCCACGTAACTTAGCAAAATCCGTTACGGTCGAGTAA
- a CDS encoding lysylphosphatidylglycerol synthase transmembrane domain-containing protein, translating to MNQRIKKILKTILPIALGVFLVWYWYSSTLPEDRQQILYYIKEADLFWVSISLLLGILGHVSRAIRWNYLLEPLGYEPRLSNNVLIILMSYFANLGIPRMGEILRPTALATYEGVPFEKGLGTIVTERVIDVLMLFSIIAITLFLQTEVILGFLEEGGFNPNSLLILGGIGLIGLFFFYIFIKKSNHKIAIKIKHVVNGLMDGLLSIFKMKNKWMFVFHTLFIWACYIGMFWVIKFTIPETAGLTLNQLLVAFVAGAIAMMVTNGGVGLYPILVSKALAVFGISAVSGDAFGWIMWIAQTLMIVVFGAISFLLLPLLNRNR from the coding sequence TTGAATCAAAGAATAAAAAAGATACTCAAAACAATACTCCCAATCGCCTTGGGAGTATTTTTAGTTTGGTACTGGTACAGTTCTACGTTGCCAGAAGATCGTCAACAAATCCTATACTACATTAAAGAAGCTGATTTGTTTTGGGTCAGCATTTCCCTTCTGTTGGGTATACTGGGTCACGTATCCAGAGCCATCCGTTGGAACTATTTACTAGAACCATTGGGATATGAACCCAGACTTTCAAATAACGTACTTATTATTCTTATGTCCTATTTCGCGAATTTAGGAATACCAAGAATGGGAGAAATATTAAGACCAACGGCTTTAGCGACTTACGAAGGGGTTCCTTTCGAAAAAGGTCTCGGTACCATTGTGACGGAACGTGTAATAGACGTTCTTATGCTTTTCTCCATTATAGCCATCACGCTATTTCTTCAAACTGAGGTGATACTCGGTTTTTTAGAGGAAGGTGGTTTTAACCCCAATAGCCTTCTGATATTGGGAGGCATTGGTTTAATTGGACTTTTTTTCTTCTACATTTTCATTAAAAAGTCAAATCACAAAATTGCAATAAAAATTAAGCATGTTGTGAACGGACTTATGGATGGTCTCTTGAGCATTTTTAAAATGAAAAATAAATGGATGTTTGTATTTCATACCCTATTCATCTGGGCTTGTTACATTGGCATGTTTTGGGTCATAAAATTTACTATACCTGAAACGGCCGGCCTAACACTTAACCAACTCTTGGTGGCTTTTGTGGCAGGTGCAATAGCCATGATGGTTACAAACGGCGGTGTAGGGTTATATCCCATATTGGTAAGTAAGGCTTTGGCCGTTTTCGGCATCAGTGCAGTTTCGGGAGACGCTTTTGGATGGATTATGTGGATAGCCCAAACCTTAATGATTGTGGTTTTTGGTGCAATATCTTTTCTCCTCTTACCGTTATTGAACAGAAACCGATAG
- a CDS encoding TonB-dependent receptor — protein sequence MRTILFLALILVGTIGFSQTTINGTVVDQNNEPIPGANIVIVGKAIGTVTDFDGNFTLQTSEEPPFELRISSLGYSDVTENITSNNQTITVVLNETQTFLDEVVISASRTPERIFESPVSVERFGLKEIRNTTAESFYGGLQNLKGVDINTNSLTFQSVNTRGFATFANTRFLQLVDGMDNTAPGLNFVLGNLVGMNELDVQSVEILPGASSALYGAGAFNGILFMRSKSPFDFQGISAYVKTGLTSQEAAGDNNYYDVGIRAAHAFSDKLAAKVSFSILEGEDWHANRTDDLGNPGADRTNPAYNGLNVYGDEVGTLLNFDAAAGLPTGTVGSAFVTRTGYNETDLANYNAQSIKADWSLNYRPFGNDLELIYNGRIGRGTTIYQGANRYSVTGFKMQQHKVELKNDNFFIRGYIVAENSGDAYDTRFAGINVNRRWKGDREWFTDYATTFIGARLGVGTGVQATEEQAHAAARAAADTGRLVPGTPAFQSAFNSVISDGDFETGAKFIDNTKFRHVNGNYNIAHLIDNWADIQIGGSFREYELNSAGTIFTDIDGPITYNEYGGYLQFQKKLVDDRLKLTLSGRYDKNEFFDGFFSPRAGVAVTIGENRNHNIRASVQQGFRNPTTQDLFIGLNVGNAILVGSAPDNLDRDVRTFDVSEPGQAFTGSETVDVVGRAAYENAFSLVSVQAGAPTAVNTPLIQPEEITAFEVGYRSQLGKFTIDASGYYNIYNNFISQTQVLVPLYGEAGDGGLSLLALQNDDFEVYQVYTNSQEEITSYGGTFGIDTKLAGFDLGANYTYTVLEDAEDLRARGVRVNFNSPEHKVKLSFGKTDLFKNFGFGVNWRWSDSFFWEASFADGDVPAYSVLDAQINYSVPKIKSVFKAGGSNLLADEYFQAVGSGLIGSIYYLSWTINP from the coding sequence ATGAGAACAATACTATTTTTAGCATTGATTTTAGTGGGAACCATAGGTTTTTCCCAGACTACCATCAATGGAACTGTTGTTGACCAGAACAACGAGCCTATCCCCGGGGCCAATATTGTTATTGTTGGCAAAGCTATTGGTACGGTAACCGATTTTGACGGAAACTTCACCTTGCAAACTTCTGAGGAGCCCCCATTTGAATTAAGAATTTCTAGTCTTGGGTACTCGGACGTAACGGAAAATATTACATCCAACAACCAAACCATTACTGTTGTATTAAACGAAACGCAAACCTTCTTGGATGAAGTTGTAATTTCGGCCTCAAGAACTCCTGAACGTATTTTTGAATCTCCAGTTTCCGTGGAGCGTTTTGGCTTAAAAGAAATAAGAAACACGACTGCCGAGTCCTTTTATGGAGGGCTTCAAAATTTAAAGGGTGTAGATATTAACACCAACAGTTTAACCTTTCAATCCGTAAACACAAGAGGTTTTGCAACGTTTGCCAATACTCGCTTTTTGCAATTGGTAGACGGAATGGATAATACTGCGCCAGGTTTAAATTTTGTTCTAGGAAATTTAGTTGGTATGAACGAATTGGATGTGCAAAGTGTTGAGATTCTTCCAGGCGCATCTTCGGCATTATATGGAGCAGGTGCTTTTAATGGTATTCTGTTTATGCGCAGTAAGAGTCCGTTTGATTTTCAAGGAATAAGCGCTTACGTGAAAACTGGACTTACCTCTCAAGAAGCTGCTGGAGATAATAACTACTATGATGTGGGAATACGTGCCGCCCATGCCTTTAGTGATAAGTTGGCAGCTAAGGTTAGTTTTTCAATTTTAGAAGGAGAGGATTGGCATGCCAATAGAACTGATGATTTGGGCAATCCTGGAGCTGACAGAACTAATCCTGCTTATAATGGTTTGAACGTCTATGGTGATGAAGTAGGTACTTTATTGAACTTTGATGCAGCCGCCGGCCTGCCTACGGGTACGGTAGGCTCTGCATTTGTTACGAGAACCGGTTATAATGAGACCGATTTAGCGAATTATAATGCCCAAAGCATTAAAGCCGACTGGTCATTGAATTACCGACCTTTTGGGAATGATTTGGAATTAATTTACAATGGTCGTATTGGCCGTGGAACCACCATTTATCAGGGAGCAAATCGATATTCGGTAACAGGCTTTAAAATGCAACAGCATAAGGTGGAGCTAAAGAATGATAACTTTTTTATAAGGGGTTATATAGTTGCAGAAAACTCTGGTGATGCATATGATACTCGTTTTGCTGGTATCAATGTGAATAGACGGTGGAAAGGTGATAGGGAATGGTTTACAGATTACGCTACCACCTTTATTGGTGCCAGATTGGGTGTGGGTACAGGTGTTCAGGCAACGGAAGAACAAGCACATGCCGCAGCCAGGGCAGCAGCGGATACGGGAAGGTTAGTACCGGGAACTCCAGCTTTTCAATCTGCTTTCAATTCAGTGATTAGCGATGGAGACTTTGAAACTGGGGCGAAATTCATTGATAATACGAAGTTTCGACATGTAAACGGAAACTATAATATTGCCCATCTAATAGATAATTGGGCAGATATCCAAATTGGAGGTTCCTTTAGGGAATACGAGTTGAATTCTGCCGGTACCATATTTACTGATATTGACGGTCCCATTACTTATAATGAATATGGCGGCTATTTGCAATTTCAGAAGAAACTGGTGGACGATAGGTTGAAATTGACTTTATCTGGAAGATATGATAAAAACGAATTTTTTGATGGTTTCTTCTCACCAAGAGCAGGTGTAGCAGTTACTATAGGAGAAAATAGAAACCACAATATACGGGCATCCGTTCAACAAGGTTTTAGAAATCCTACTACACAAGATTTATTTATTGGTTTGAATGTTGGAAATGCGATATTGGTAGGTTCAGCACCGGATAATTTAGATAGAGATGTAAGGACTTTCGATGTAAGTGAACCAGGACAGGCTTTTACGGGCTCTGAAACAGTTGACGTCGTGGGTAGAGCAGCTTATGAAAATGCATTTTCATTGGTTTCTGTACAAGCCGGTGCCCCAACAGCGGTAAACACTCCATTGATACAGCCTGAAGAAATAACCGCTTTTGAAGTAGGTTATAGATCACAATTGGGCAAGTTTACGATTGATGCTAGTGGATACTATAATATTTACAATAACTTCATCTCTCAAACGCAAGTATTGGTACCATTATATGGAGAAGCAGGGGATGGAGGATTATCTTTATTGGCTTTACAGAATGATGATTTTGAAGTTTATCAAGTATATACCAATTCTCAAGAAGAAATAACTTCTTATGGGGGTACTTTTGGAATCGACACTAAACTGGCAGGTTTTGATCTTGGCGCAAATTATACATATACGGTTCTTGAAGATGCTGAAGATTTGAGAGCTCGAGGTGTAAGAGTTAATTTCAATTCCCCAGAGCACAAGGTGAAGTTGTCCTTTGGAAAGACGGACTTATTTAAAAACTTTGGATTTGGTGTAAATTGGAGGTGGAGTGATAGCTTCTTTTGGGAAGCTTCTTTTGCTGATGGTGACGTGCCGGCTTATTCCGTATTGGACGCGCAGATAAACTATTCTGTCCCAAAGATTAAATCAGTCTTCAAGGCAGGTGGTTCAAACCTCTTGGCAGATGAATATTTTCAAGCTGTAGGTTCTGGTTTAATAGGCTCCATATATTATCTTTCATGGACCATTAATCCGTAG
- a CDS encoding alpha/beta hydrolase, giving the protein MRRFTFIFAILLCFTVTAQVKQEIFESFKLQERRDVQYYFPENLDETKKYPLILVLDANYLFDQVVATSKFYSRFHGMPESIIVGVNQSKNDLRYDDCAFEPDTGLPSEKGKKFFEFLGMELIPYLDLNFSTAPFKMVLGYDITANFQNYWLFKDHSLFNAYVSISPTLAPEMETRVPIRLGSFEKQIFYQLIVEGEPSKDTQAIMAMDKGIKAIDKETLHYFFEEYKGADHISVATYGIGKAFDNIFGMFKPISPKEYKTQILTSEEPVFQYLENKYKGIEDLFGFSKPVELNDIMAIYAASRKKEDFESLKPLSDLCKAQYPDSMLGFYFEGEYYEELGEPKKALKTFEKAFQMDEIDFLTKEMALEKMDALKADFGF; this is encoded by the coding sequence ATGCGCCGCTTTACCTTTATTTTTGCCATACTACTTTGCTTCACCGTTACCGCACAGGTAAAACAAGAAATATTCGAATCTTTTAAATTACAGGAAAGAAGGGATGTTCAGTATTATTTTCCCGAAAATCTTGACGAAACCAAAAAATATCCGCTGATCTTGGTCCTGGATGCCAACTATCTTTTTGACCAAGTAGTTGCTACTTCAAAATTCTACAGTCGCTTTCATGGAATGCCAGAGAGCATCATAGTGGGTGTGAACCAAAGTAAAAACGATTTAAGGTACGATGATTGCGCTTTTGAACCGGACACAGGTCTACCATCCGAAAAAGGAAAGAAATTTTTTGAATTTCTTGGTATGGAGCTCATTCCCTATTTGGATTTAAATTTTAGCACCGCTCCTTTTAAAATGGTTTTAGGTTATGATATAACCGCCAATTTTCAAAACTATTGGTTGTTTAAGGACCATTCGCTTTTCAATGCTTACGTAAGTATTTCTCCGACATTGGCACCTGAAATGGAAACAAGGGTTCCAATTCGTTTGGGTAGTTTCGAGAAGCAGATTTTCTATCAACTTATAGTTGAAGGAGAACCTAGTAAGGATACTCAGGCCATCATGGCTATGGATAAAGGTATAAAAGCCATAGACAAGGAGACGCTACATTATTTTTTCGAGGAGTACAAAGGAGCGGACCATATTTCCGTTGCTACTTATGGGATAGGGAAAGCCTTTGACAATATTTTTGGAATGTTCAAACCTATTAGCCCAAAAGAGTACAAAACCCAAATCTTAACTTCAGAAGAACCCGTTTTTCAATATTTGGAAAATAAATATAAGGGTATAGAAGACTTGTTCGGGTTTAGTAAACCCGTAGAACTAAATGATATTATGGCCATATATGCAGCTTCTAGAAAAAAGGAAGATTTTGAATCTTTAAAGCCGCTTTCCGATTTATGCAAAGCCCAATATCCAGATTCGATGCTTGGCTTTTACTTTGAAGGTGAATACTACGAAGAATTGGGCGAGCCAAAAAAGGCTTTGAAAACATTTGAGAAGGCTTTTCAAATGGACGAAATAGATTTCTTGACCAAAGAAATGGCACTAGAAAAAATGGATGCGTTGAAAGCCGACTTTGGCTTTTAA
- a CDS encoding DUF4270 domain-containing protein, which yields MNFFKKCPFPIVLGVASVLAFFVSCEDELTTIGSGVVGSEPFITGSETFDVFAFNKNIEAVRTNKLPIYQLGTFNDPIYGRTEYFVNSQLQLATSNPRFGALTQSVEDDAETDDVITTIDEEETVKEVILYIPYLTKDGSRDADLDGVDDEFDSEPNDSSNDSDDDGQTNNQERLANTDPLDSDSVDADGDGLNDTDGAIIFANNFAKKVDLDSIYGNRDIPFTFKVERSTFFLRDLDPNTNFQEAQQYFSSQEFAPEFIAETLFEGEITISDEEILIPREDDESTEDVDESNTFTKLPPGIRVALDADFFQENILNKEGSSDLLSSANFNEFLRGLHFTITTAEGEEMLILFDLKDANITLTYTYQSYKNNSTPEDTSDDTVETEESEFVISFLRQAPSGSVTGNAVNTIINESYPSEITSSLNTGENASRIYLKGGPGIFTEINLFESDNGRDVIQEIEANNWILNEANLVFHVDREQLDLLGVENEPPRLYLYNAETNSPIFNTLTEQNVAQSLFGLFLNYDGIIERDEDGDGIRYTVRITEYISNLIYRETENPTLGLVLTTNIENIGVANSMLASGDEQDVPTTANVTPLGTVLYGPNISPSDPNYNKRLRLEIFYTSTD from the coding sequence ATGAACTTTTTTAAGAAATGCCCTTTTCCCATCGTATTGGGTGTCGCTTCGGTTTTGGCTTTTTTTGTTTCTTGCGAGGATGAATTAACTACTATAGGTTCTGGAGTTGTTGGGAGCGAGCCCTTCATTACAGGAAGTGAAACCTTTGATGTATTTGCTTTTAATAAAAATATTGAAGCAGTACGCACTAATAAGTTGCCCATATATCAACTTGGTACTTTCAATGACCCCATTTACGGCAGAACGGAGTACTTCGTTAATTCCCAGTTACAGTTGGCAACCAGTAACCCTAGATTTGGTGCTTTAACCCAAAGTGTGGAGGATGATGCTGAAACTGATGATGTTATTACGACTATTGATGAGGAAGAGACGGTAAAAGAGGTAATCCTTTACATTCCGTATTTAACTAAAGATGGATCTAGAGATGCTGATTTAGATGGGGTAGACGACGAGTTTGATTCGGAACCGAATGATTCCAGTAACGATAGCGATGATGATGGTCAAACGAACAATCAGGAAAGATTGGCCAATACAGATCCATTGGACAGCGATAGTGTAGATGCTGATGGTGATGGACTGAACGATACTGATGGTGCAATCATTTTTGCCAATAATTTTGCGAAAAAGGTAGATTTGGATAGTATTTATGGTAATCGGGACATTCCCTTTACCTTTAAAGTAGAACGTTCTACATTCTTTTTAAGAGACTTAGACCCAAACACCAATTTTCAGGAAGCACAACAATATTTTTCTTCTCAAGAATTTGCGCCGGAATTTATAGCGGAAACCTTGTTTGAAGGTGAGATTACCATAAGTGACGAAGAAATTCTAATTCCTAGAGAAGATGATGAATCTACAGAAGATGTGGATGAATCAAATACTTTTACGAAATTGCCTCCGGGTATAAGGGTGGCTTTAGACGCTGATTTTTTTCAGGAGAATATTTTGAATAAGGAAGGGAGTTCGGATCTTTTAAGTTCGGCAAATTTTAATGAATTCCTTCGCGGACTGCATTTCACGATTACTACAGCGGAGGGAGAGGAGATGTTGATTCTTTTTGATTTAAAGGATGCTAACATTACACTTACGTACACTTATCAAAGCTATAAAAATAATAGCACCCCTGAAGATACTTCAGATGATACAGTAGAAACAGAGGAATCAGAATTTGTTATCTCATTTCTAAGACAGGCTCCGTCCGGATCCGTAACGGGCAATGCTGTGAATACCATAATAAATGAGTCATACCCATCTGAAATAACAAGTTCATTGAATACAGGAGAGAATGCTTCTCGAATTTACTTAAAGGGTGGTCCGGGTATTTTTACAGAGATAAATCTCTTCGAGAGCGATAATGGCAGGGACGTCATTCAAGAAATAGAGGCAAATAATTGGATTTTGAATGAGGCTAATCTAGTTTTTCATGTAGATAGGGAACAATTGGATTTATTGGGTGTTGAGAACGAACCGCCAAGATTGTATCTGTACAACGCAGAAACGAACAGTCCAATTTTTAATACGCTTACCGAGCAGAATGTCGCCCAATCGTTATTCGGCTTGTTTCTTAATTACGATGGTATTATTGAAAGAGACGAAGACGGAGATGGTATAAGATATACCGTGCGTATTACGGAATACATCAGTAACCTCATTTATAGAGAAACAGAAAATCCTACCTTGGGATTAGTGCTTACGACAAATATCGAAAATATTGGTGTAGCCAACTCCATGTTAGCGTCTGGAGATGAACAAGATGTTCCAACTACAGCAAACGTTACGCCATTAGGTACTGTGCTTTATGGTCCTAATATTTCTCCTAGTGACCCAAATTATAATAAAAGGTTGCGTTTGGAAATTTTTTATACCAGCACAGACTAA
- a CDS encoding glycogen/starch synthase: MNGKKILFVSSELVPYLPENEVSLMSYEAPRMVNSNGGQIRIFMPRYGNINERRHQLHEVIRLSGMNLVINDMDMPLIIKVASIPRERIQVYFIDNEEYFKRKATFTDKQGNLFPDNDHRAIFFAKGVMETVKKLNWSPDIIHVHGWMASLLPLYLKKYYADEPLFSESKIVLSVYGKTFEGSLDKDMIKKIAFDGIPEEEIEALSDPTYNNLLKVAVDYSDAVILASEDIPEELNTHIANLKKPVLPYVPIQEFEEAYANFYNTEVLK, translated from the coding sequence ATGAATGGTAAAAAGATATTGTTTGTATCTTCTGAATTAGTACCCTACCTCCCCGAAAACGAAGTTTCCTTAATGTCATACGAGGCTCCTAGAATGGTCAACAGCAATGGTGGCCAGATTAGGATCTTTATGCCAAGGTACGGTAATATTAATGAAAGAAGACATCAATTACATGAGGTAATAAGGCTGTCCGGTATGAATTTGGTCATTAATGATATGGATATGCCATTAATCATTAAGGTGGCATCTATACCTAGAGAGCGTATACAAGTCTATTTTATAGATAACGAAGAGTACTTTAAGCGTAAAGCAACTTTTACCGATAAGCAGGGAAATCTATTTCCAGACAATGATCATCGTGCTATATTTTTCGCAAAGGGAGTAATGGAAACGGTGAAAAAACTGAATTGGTCACCGGATATTATCCACGTCCATGGTTGGATGGCTAGTTTGTTACCACTTTACCTGAAAAAATATTATGCGGATGAACCTCTTTTCTCAGAAAGTAAAATCGTCCTATCCGTATATGGTAAAACCTTTGAAGGTTCATTGGATAAGGATATGATTAAAAAAATAGCTTTTGATGGAATCCCGGAAGAGGAAATAGAAGCGCTTAGTGATCCCACCTATAATAATTTGTTAAAGGTAGCCGTAGATTATTCCGATGCAGTTATTTTAGCCTCGGAAGATATTCCAGAAGAGTTAAATACCCACATTGCCAACCTTAAAAAACCAGTGTTGCCGTACGTTCCCATTCAAGAATTTGAAGAAGCTTACGCCAATTTTTATAACACAGAAGTTTTAAAATAA